From the genome of Hyperolius riggenbachi isolate aHypRig1 chromosome 9, aHypRig1.pri, whole genome shotgun sequence, one region includes:
- the SLC27A3 gene encoding long-chain fatty acid transport protein 3 isoform X2: MWAEPEAGPERTMLLAVLAAVLALLLAVLVVLGSPVHRRAVLLLHDVVFTVRVWRVKRRLLRWMRDGAVSLPGLFQLQLRSRPDVPFLLFREKRVTYRQLESSSNRAASALSPHTSPGDTLALLLANEPRFLTAWFALAKLGVTCAFLNTNIRRGALLHCLRACGARGLLTSPELFDVAVQEILPDLQEMGLTVWVMGAGDYPDDVINLQAQMDEASDSPPPAHLGVPKNPTDTAICIFTSGTTGLPKAARISHLKTLMCCVFYQLCGGRSDDVIYMSLPLYHKSGALLGIGGCLGIGATLVLKERFSASQFWNDCRKYNVTVFQYIGELVRYLTNQPQTDSEPHKVRMAAGSGLRPDVWKEFTRRFGNLKIFETYGMTEFNISFFNYTGTPGAVGRGTYLYKKFCSFELIRFNTLEGEPIRDSQGRCQITKTGETGLLISPVTTVSPFPGYVGNRELSEKKLLRDVFRKGDCYFNTGDLMVQDNLGFVHFQDRTGDTFRWKGENVATTEVSEIMSVLEFFQEVNIYGVSVPGYEGRTGMAAITLRPGHQLDLDQVFAHVMEFLPPYARPRFLRVLEHMETTGTFKQQKQRLVQDGFSPLTISDPLYVLDDGFQSYCPLTEDLYNKILSSEFRV; this comes from the exons ATGTGGGCggaaccggaggcgggaccagAGAGGACGATGCTGCTCGCGGTGCTGGCTGCGGTGTTGGCGCTGCTGCTGGCGGTATTGGTGGTATTGGGGTCCCCGGTACACCGGCGGGCGGTGCTGTTGCTGCACGATGTGGTGTTCACGGTGCGGGTGTGGCGGGTGAAGCGGCGGCTCTTGCGCTGGATGCGGGATGGGGCGGTCAGTCTGCCGGGTCTCTTCCAGCTGCAGCTCCGGAGCCGCCCGGATGTCCCCTTCCTCCTCTTCCGCGAGAAGCGGGTCACCTACCGCCAGCTGGAGAGCAGCAGCAACCGGGCCGCCAGCGCCCTCTCCCCCCACACCAGCCCGGGGGACACCCTGGCCCTCCTGCTTGCCAACGAGCCCCGATTCCTCACCGCCTGGTTCGCGCTGGCTAAGCTGGGGGTGACCTGCGCCTTCCTCAACACCAACATCCGCCGGGGGGCgctactgcactgcctgagagcctGCGGGGCCCGGGGGCTCCTCACCAGCCCAG AGCTGTTTGATGTCGCTGTGCAGGAGATCCTGCCCGATCTGCAGGAGATGGGATTGACCGTTTGGGTGATGGGTGCAGGAGACTATCCCGATGATGTCATCAATCTTCAGGCTCAGATGGACGAGGCATCTGACAGCCCTCCACCTGCGCACCTCGGAGTTCCCAAAAACCCCACTGACACAGCCATCTGCATCTTCACATCTGGTACCACAG GTTTACCAAAAGCCGCTCGGATCAGCCACCTGAAGACCCTGATGTGCTGTGTTTTCTACCAGCTGTGTGGGGGACGCTCTGATGATGTCATATACATGTCTTTGCCACTTTACCATAAGTCCGGCGCCTTGCTGGGGATCGGCGGCTGCCTTGGTATTG GAGCCACGCTGGTTCTGAAGGAACGCTTCTCTGCCAGCCAGTTCTGGAATGATTGCCGCAAGTACAACGTTACGGTCTTCCAGTATATTGGGGAGCTGGTCCgatacctcaccaaccaaccacaG ACTGACTCAGAGCCACACAAAGTGCGCATGGCGGCGGGCAGCGGTCTCCGTCCCGACGTCTGGAAAGAATTCACTCGCCGCTTTGGCAATCTAAAAATCTTTGAGACATACGGCATGACCGAATTCAATATCAGCTTCTTCAACTACACCGGGACACCGGGGGCTGTCGGCAGAGGCACCTACCTGTACAAG AAATTCTGCTCCTTTGAGCTAATCCGCTTCAATACACTAGAGGGGGAACCAATCAGGGACTCGCAGGGGAGGTGCCAGATAACCAAAACAG GGGAGACGGGTCTGCTCATCTCGCCGGTCACCACCGTGTCGCCGTTCCCGGGGTATGTCGGCAATCGGGAACTGTCTGAAAAGAAGCTGTTGCGGGACGTCTTTCGGAAGGGCGATTGCTACTTTAACACGGGTGACCTGATGGTGCAAGACAACCTGGGCTTCGTCCACTTCCAGGACAGGACGGGTGACACATTCAG GTGGAAGGGAGAGAATGTCGCCACCACCGAGGTCTCAGAGATCATGAGTGTTCTGGAGTTCTTCCAGGAGGTGAACATCTACGGAGTCAGCGTTCCAG GATATGAAGGCCGGACAGGCATGGCGGCCATCACGCTTCGCCCCGGGCACCAGCTGGATTTGGATCAAGTCTTCGCCCACGTGATGGAATTTCTGCCGCCCTACGCCCGTCCTCGTTTCCTGAGAGTGTTG
- the SLC27A3 gene encoding long-chain fatty acid transport protein 3 isoform X1 encodes MWAEPEAGPERTMLLAVLAAVLALLLAVLVVLGSPVHRRAVLLLHDVVFTVRVWRVKRRLLRWMRDGAVSLPGLFQLQLRSRPDVPFLLFREKRVTYRQLESSSNRAASALSPHTSPGDTLALLLANEPRFLTAWFALAKLGVTCAFLNTNIRRGALLHCLRACGARGLLTSPELFDVAVQEILPDLQEMGLTVWVMGAGDYPDDVINLQAQMDEASDSPPPAHLGVPKNPTDTAICIFTSGTTGLPKAARISHLKTLMCCVFYQLCGGRSDDVIYMSLPLYHKSGALLGIGGCLGIGATLVLKERFSASQFWNDCRKYNVTVFQYIGELVRYLTNQPQTDSEPHKVRMAAGSGLRPDVWKEFTRRFGNLKIFETYGMTEFNISFFNYTGTPGAVGRGTYLYKKFCSFELIRFNTLEGEPIRDSQGRCQITKTGETGLLISPVTTVSPFPGYVGNRELSEKKLLRDVFRKGDCYFNTGDLMVQDNLGFVHFQDRTGDTFRWKGENVATTEVSEIMSVLEFFQEVNIYGVSVPGYEGRTGMAAITLRPGHQLDLDQVFAHVMEFLPPYARPRFLRVLEHMETTGTFRQQKQRLVQDGFSPLTISDPLYVLDESVRSYHLLTEDLYNKILSSEFRV; translated from the exons ATGTGGGCggaaccggaggcgggaccagAGAGGACGATGCTGCTCGCGGTGCTGGCTGCGGTGTTGGCGCTGCTGCTGGCGGTATTGGTGGTATTGGGGTCCCCGGTACACCGGCGGGCGGTGCTGTTGCTGCACGATGTGGTGTTCACGGTGCGGGTGTGGCGGGTGAAGCGGCGGCTCTTGCGCTGGATGCGGGATGGGGCGGTCAGTCTGCCGGGTCTCTTCCAGCTGCAGCTCCGGAGCCGCCCGGATGTCCCCTTCCTCCTCTTCCGCGAGAAGCGGGTCACCTACCGCCAGCTGGAGAGCAGCAGCAACCGGGCCGCCAGCGCCCTCTCCCCCCACACCAGCCCGGGGGACACCCTGGCCCTCCTGCTTGCCAACGAGCCCCGATTCCTCACCGCCTGGTTCGCGCTGGCTAAGCTGGGGGTGACCTGCGCCTTCCTCAACACCAACATCCGCCGGGGGGCgctactgcactgcctgagagcctGCGGGGCCCGGGGGCTCCTCACCAGCCCAG AGCTGTTTGATGTCGCTGTGCAGGAGATCCTGCCCGATCTGCAGGAGATGGGATTGACCGTTTGGGTGATGGGTGCAGGAGACTATCCCGATGATGTCATCAATCTTCAGGCTCAGATGGACGAGGCATCTGACAGCCCTCCACCTGCGCACCTCGGAGTTCCCAAAAACCCCACTGACACAGCCATCTGCATCTTCACATCTGGTACCACAG GTTTACCAAAAGCCGCTCGGATCAGCCACCTGAAGACCCTGATGTGCTGTGTTTTCTACCAGCTGTGTGGGGGACGCTCTGATGATGTCATATACATGTCTTTGCCACTTTACCATAAGTCCGGCGCCTTGCTGGGGATCGGCGGCTGCCTTGGTATTG GAGCCACGCTGGTTCTGAAGGAACGCTTCTCTGCCAGCCAGTTCTGGAATGATTGCCGCAAGTACAACGTTACGGTCTTCCAGTATATTGGGGAGCTGGTCCgatacctcaccaaccaaccacaG ACTGACTCAGAGCCACACAAAGTGCGCATGGCGGCGGGCAGCGGTCTCCGTCCCGACGTCTGGAAAGAATTCACTCGCCGCTTTGGCAATCTAAAAATCTTTGAGACATACGGCATGACCGAATTCAATATCAGCTTCTTCAACTACACCGGGACACCGGGGGCTGTCGGCAGAGGCACCTACCTGTACAAG AAATTCTGCTCCTTTGAGCTAATCCGCTTCAATACACTAGAGGGGGAACCAATCAGGGACTCGCAGGGGAGGTGCCAGATAACCAAAACAG GGGAGACGGGTCTGCTCATCTCGCCGGTCACCACCGTGTCGCCGTTCCCGGGGTATGTCGGCAATCGGGAACTGTCTGAAAAGAAGCTGTTGCGGGACGTCTTTCGGAAGGGCGATTGCTACTTTAACACGGGTGACCTGATGGTGCAAGACAACCTGGGCTTCGTCCACTTCCAGGACAGGACGGGTGACACATTCAG GTGGAAGGGAGAGAATGTCGCCACCACCGAGGTCTCAGAGATCATGAGTGTTCTGGAGTTCTTCCAGGAGGTGAACATCTACGGAGTCAGCGTTCCAG GATATGAAGGCCGGACAGGCATGGCGGCCATCACGCTTCGCCCCGGGCACCAGCTGGATTTGGATCAAGTCTTCGCCCACGTGATGGAATTTCTGCCGCCCTACGCCCGTCCTCGTTTCCTGAGAGTGTTG